A window of Nitrosopumilus sp. b3 contains these coding sequences:
- the sufD gene encoding Fe-S cluster assembly protein SufD: MSQEALSKINTSHIDEISSLRNEPEWLKDYRKNSLTIYDSLPLEMSPLYNKYTDAKKMDPEKVLLSTSTTETIPSFLNKRLTELENETCIIQIGTNVHKINISDDLKSKGLVVSSISDAIQNNSELVKKALEASNSKDDKFTALNNAAFNSGVFIHIPRNLILEKPIHFLACLSEDGNSTIARNIIFADESSKATIVQEIYSPKTEKQPAYLELLNANVAANAQLDVTTLQLMDQHTVNFSTRRTDLAQDAKVNWYSGLFGSVLSRYKIDYFLNGSGASANDSEVIFGNDEQSFDIQTNVNHESPSTEARVVEKSILRNKSKSLFKGMIRIKEHAAKSNSFLSGRSILLDKDAKSDAIPGLEIFTNDVKATHSASVAQIDEEQIFYLKTRCLTHEEAERTIVEGFLEPLSRKMSFQVRAWIAYLIESKWENRELTINTDAELTKFVEVEETRYNEDAEIEQHYKYR, encoded by the coding sequence ATGTCTCAAGAAGCCCTATCAAAAATCAACACAAGCCATATTGATGAGATCTCCTCATTAAGAAATGAACCTGAATGGCTCAAAGACTATAGAAAAAATTCTCTAACCATCTATGATAGCCTTCCACTTGAAATGTCTCCACTATACAACAAATACACTGATGCCAAAAAAATGGATCCAGAAAAAGTATTACTTTCAACATCTACAACTGAAACCATTCCAAGTTTTCTAAACAAGAGATTAACTGAGCTAGAAAATGAAACATGTATCATTCAGATTGGAACAAATGTTCATAAAATCAATATCTCCGATGATCTAAAATCCAAAGGTCTTGTAGTTTCATCAATCTCTGATGCAATTCAAAATAATTCTGAATTGGTAAAAAAGGCACTAGAAGCCTCAAACTCTAAAGACGATAAATTTACCGCATTAAACAACGCAGCATTTAACTCAGGAGTTTTCATCCATATTCCACGCAACCTTATCTTGGAGAAACCAATTCACTTTTTGGCATGTCTTTCTGAAGATGGAAATTCGACTATTGCTAGAAATATTATCTTTGCAGATGAAAGTAGTAAAGCTACAATTGTACAAGAAATCTATTCTCCTAAAACAGAAAAACAACCTGCATATCTCGAATTACTAAACGCAAATGTTGCAGCCAATGCACAGCTAGATGTTACAACTTTACAGTTAATGGATCAACATACAGTAAACTTTTCAACAAGGCGTACTGATTTGGCACAAGATGCCAAAGTAAATTGGTATTCTGGCTTGTTTGGCTCTGTTCTATCTAGATACAAAATTGATTATTTCCTTAATGGGAGTGGTGCATCTGCAAATGACTCTGAGGTAATATTTGGAAATGATGAACAATCATTTGATATTCAAACTAATGTCAATCATGAAAGTCCATCAACTGAAGCAAGAGTAGTTGAAAAATCAATTCTTAGAAACAAATCAAAATCTCTCTTCAAGGGAATGATACGCATTAAAGAGCATGCTGCAAAGTCAAATTCCTTTTTGTCTGGCCGTTCTATTCTTTTAGATAAGGATGCAAAATCTGATGCAATTCCTGGACTAGAGATATTTACAAATGATGTAAAGGCTACTCACTCTGCCTCTGTTGCACAAATTGACGAAGAGCAAATATTTTATCTTAAAACTAGATGTCTGACTCATGAAGAGGCAGAACGAACCATTGTTGAAGGATTCTTGGAACCACTTTCCAGGAAAATGTCCTTCCAAGTAAGAGCATGGATTGCATATCTTATTGAATCTAAATGGGAAAACCGTGAACTAACAATTAACACTGATGCAGAATTAACTAAATTTGTTGAAGTAGAAGAGACACGTTATAACGAAGACGCAGAGATTGAGCAACATTACAAGTATCGGTGA
- a CDS encoding non-heme iron oxygenase ferredoxin subunit, with translation MSEWIKACNLEQVKEGQLFGFTHNDKKLLLANLKGKIHATDLICTHADADLSTGILSEEGVRCPLHLSVFNLDDGKPQNLPAETPLKVYNVKIDDNEIYVEL, from the coding sequence TTGTCAGAATGGATTAAAGCTTGCAATTTAGAGCAGGTAAAAGAAGGACAACTTTTTGGATTTACTCATAATGATAAAAAACTTTTACTTGCAAATCTCAAAGGAAAAATTCATGCAACTGATTTAATCTGCACTCATGCAGATGCAGACCTTTCCACTGGAATTCTAAGCGAAGAAGGAGTGCGATGCCCACTACATCTTTCTGTTTTTAATTTAGATGATGGTAAACCTCAAAATCTTCCTGCAGAAACTCCTCTCAAAGTATACAATGTTAAAATAGATGACAACGAAATTTACGTGGAGCTTTAA
- a CDS encoding cysteine desulfurase codes for MQSTESLFENIRKDFPILQRTVRDNKQLVYLDNASTTQKPNQVIDSITDYYQNHNANIHRAVYALAEEATEAYEATRDKIAKFINIKNRQEIIFVRGTTEAINLVAYAWGRPHINEGDIVVTTEYEHHSNIVPWQLVTQEKHAKLEYIGMDDNGELILDDLDKYLATGKVKLVTFSLMSNVLGTITNAEKIIEKCKAAGVLTLVDGAQAVPHMKVDIEKLGCDFFAFSGHKMLGPTGIGVLWVKKSVLETMIPFHGGGDMIREVHKYETTWNDLPYKFEAGTPNIADVVGLGAAIDYLTKIGMDTIREHEIELTKYAIEKLSEVKGLHIYGTKDMSKRGGVISFNFADVHPHDVAQIIDEEGIAVRSGHHCAQVLMERLNVAATSRASFYIYNTKEDIDILVNSLNIVAKVFKL; via the coding sequence ATGCAAAGTACCGAATCATTATTTGAAAATATAAGAAAAGATTTTCCAATTCTCCAAAGAACTGTTCGAGATAACAAACAACTTGTGTATCTTGATAATGCATCAACTACCCAAAAACCAAACCAGGTAATTGACTCTATCACTGATTATTATCAAAACCATAATGCAAATATCCATAGAGCCGTGTATGCCCTAGCAGAAGAAGCAACTGAGGCTTATGAGGCAACTAGGGATAAAATTGCAAAATTCATTAACATTAAAAATCGTCAAGAAATTATCTTTGTTAGAGGAACCACTGAAGCAATTAATCTAGTTGCATATGCATGGGGTAGGCCTCACATTAACGAAGGTGATATTGTAGTTACTACTGAATATGAACACCATAGTAACATTGTACCTTGGCAATTAGTTACGCAAGAAAAACATGCAAAACTAGAATACATCGGAATGGATGATAATGGTGAACTAATTTTAGATGATCTTGACAAATATCTTGCAACAGGTAAAGTCAAACTTGTGACCTTTAGTTTAATGTCAAATGTTCTTGGAACAATTACTAATGCTGAAAAAATAATTGAAAAATGTAAAGCAGCAGGAGTTCTTACACTAGTTGACGGTGCTCAGGCAGTACCTCACATGAAAGTTGACATTGAAAAACTAGGATGTGACTTTTTTGCATTTTCAGGACACAAGATGTTGGGTCCAACAGGCATTGGTGTTTTATGGGTTAAAAAATCTGTTTTAGAAACTATGATTCCATTTCATGGTGGTGGTGATATGATTAGAGAAGTTCACAAGTATGAAACAACCTGGAATGACTTGCCATACAAATTTGAAGCTGGTACTCCAAATATTGCAGATGTTGTTGGATTGGGTGCTGCAATTGATTATCTTACAAAAATTGGAATGGACACTATACGAGAGCACGAAATTGAACTGACAAAGTACGCTATTGAAAAATTATCTGAAGTCAAAGGACTCCATATCTATGGTACAAAGGATATGTCAAAACGTGGTGGTGTGATCTCATTTAATTTTGCAGATGTACATCCTCATGATGTTGCTCAAATAATTGATGAAGAAGGAATTGCAGTGCGTTCTGGACATCATTGTGCTCAAGTATTGATGGAGCGACTAAATGTTGCTGCAACATCAAGGGCTAGTTTTTACATTTACAATACTAAAGAAGACATTGATATTCTGGTAAATTCATTAAACATTGTGGCAAAGGTGTTCAAATTATGA
- a CDS encoding iron-sulfur cluster assembly scaffold protein, with translation MSGNADIYHEMIVDYSRNPINYGEIENHDVTFHDSNPLCGDSIDIDMKIDDNKVTDIKFHGKGCAICMACSSVLTEITKGKTLDEARAIEKNDVLSELGLEHLQAVRIKCALLSLKVLKSALYTYIGKNMEDTPDVDKLKEEAANLY, from the coding sequence ATGAGTGGTAATGCAGATATTTATCATGAAATGATTGTGGATTATTCTAGAAATCCAATAAATTATGGAGAGATTGAAAACCATGATGTTACATTTCATGATTCTAATCCACTTTGTGGTGATAGTATAGACATTGACATGAAAATTGATGATAACAAAGTAACAGATATCAAATTTCATGGAAAAGGATGTGCAATTTGTATGGCTTGCTCTTCTGTTCTAACTGAAATTACCAAAGGTAAGACTCTTGATGAAGCAAGAGCAATTGAAAAGAATGATGTCTTAAGTGAATTGGGTCTTGAGCATCTTCAGGCTGTACGAATAAAATGTGCACTACTTTCTCTCAAAGTACTGAAATCTGCTCTTTACACCTACATTGGAAAGAATATGGAAGATACTCCTGATGTAGATAAACTAAAAGAAGAGGCAGCAAATCTGTATTAG
- the pgk gene encoding phosphoglycerate kinase produces MKVLTLDDFDLKGMTVFVRVDMNCPIDPDTMEISGTKRIEEAIGTLQALKESKVVVASHQGRVGNNDYTGMDKHAKVLEKLMNREIKYVEDTIGEAAQDAIKNLEDGDILLLDNLRLCAEENYEFTPENAANTIMVSRLSKFFDLCVLDSFPSAHRSHPSIVGFPQVIPACAGRIVEREVRNLDEIMTVAKAPHVIVLGGSKVPDRLEAIRLLIQNGRADHVLLTGLIANVFMRAQARIKSPLGIKREDEVVAKAHALIGEYPDVFATPVDIAIDKDGARVEMDVREIAKTDKIYDLGPKTIEYYSKLIAGAGTVFISGPAGYFEKENFSFGTKALLDSVANSMATTIVSGGHLTSVLKRLGLAEKINHVSTAGGALVLYLTGEKLPMIKALEDAAKKYRSK; encoded by the coding sequence GTGAAGGTACTCACACTAGATGATTTTGATCTAAAAGGAATGACTGTTTTTGTAAGAGTTGATATGAATTGTCCAATAGATCCAGACACCATGGAAATTTCAGGTACCAAAAGAATTGAAGAGGCAATTGGGACTTTACAAGCACTAAAAGAATCCAAAGTAGTTGTGGCATCACATCAAGGAAGGGTTGGCAATAATGATTATACCGGAATGGACAAACACGCAAAAGTTCTTGAGAAATTAATGAATAGGGAAATTAAATATGTTGAAGATACTATTGGCGAAGCAGCTCAAGACGCAATTAAAAATTTAGAAGATGGAGACATTTTACTTTTAGACAATCTAAGGTTATGTGCAGAAGAAAATTATGAGTTCACACCAGAAAACGCTGCAAATACAATAATGGTTTCACGATTATCAAAATTCTTTGATCTGTGTGTTTTAGATTCATTTCCTAGTGCACACAGATCACACCCATCAATTGTTGGATTCCCACAGGTAATACCTGCTTGTGCAGGAAGAATTGTAGAGAGGGAAGTTAGAAACCTCGACGAAATAATGACTGTAGCCAAGGCCCCACATGTTATTGTCCTAGGTGGCTCCAAAGTTCCAGATAGACTAGAAGCAATTAGGCTATTAATTCAAAATGGGCGTGCAGATCATGTGTTATTGACAGGTTTGATTGCCAATGTGTTCATGCGTGCACAAGCCAGAATCAAATCACCTCTCGGAATTAAAAGAGAGGACGAGGTAGTAGCAAAAGCTCATGCTTTGATTGGAGAATATCCAGATGTATTTGCAACACCTGTTGATATTGCAATTGACAAAGATGGAGCAAGAGTAGAGATGGATGTAAGAGAAATTGCAAAAACTGATAAAATTTATGATTTGGGCCCCAAAACAATCGAATATTATTCAAAATTAATTGCAGGTGCTGGTACTGTCTTTATTAGCGGACCGGCAGGATATTTTGAAAAAGAAAATTTCAGTTTTGGAACAAAAGCATTACTTGATTCAGTTGCTAACTCCATGGCAACCACAATTGTGAGTGGCGGTCACTTGACATCTGTTCTTAAAAGACTCGGGCTAGCAGAAAAAATTAATCATGTTAGTACTGCAGGTGGAGCACTAGTGCTTTACCTCACAGGAGAAAAACTACCAATGATTAAAGCGTTGGAAGATGCGGCTAAAAAATACAGATCTAAATAG
- a CDS encoding phosphatase PAP2 family protein, translating into MKNWIFDIRSRSFVLLTGLFLVLTSLVYSGVTETFDQSIVLFFSQNIGNPTIDIFMQYVTESGDVFNMLIFGIIVLIIPKTRRVGITLMILIVIATLLTGYIKCGVDRDRPDFEYEGVDFPVTISRDTFALFCEGGFDASYPSGHAARSMIFAIILGYALSERFPRGAYLMFLYPTMISLSRIYVLQHYPMDVIGGTVIGIMLAGVMAKRTKLYKLFEKSKT; encoded by the coding sequence TTGAAAAACTGGATTTTTGATATTAGGTCCCGCTCCTTTGTTTTACTGACTGGATTATTTCTTGTTCTAACTTCCTTGGTTTATTCTGGAGTCACTGAAACTTTTGATCAAAGCATTGTTTTATTTTTCTCACAAAATATTGGGAATCCTACAATTGACATCTTTATGCAATATGTAACAGAAAGCGGCGATGTTTTCAATATGCTAATATTTGGAATTATTGTTTTAATCATCCCGAAAACTAGACGAGTAGGAATTACTCTTATGATTTTAATTGTAATCGCAACACTCCTTACGGGTTATATCAAATGTGGGGTGGATAGAGATAGGCCTGATTTTGAGTATGAGGGGGTTGATTTTCCTGTAACAATCAGCCGTGATACTTTTGCATTATTCTGTGAGGGTGGATTTGATGCATCATACCCATCAGGCCATGCTGCAAGATCAATGATTTTTGCAATAATTTTGGGATATGCTCTCTCAGAGAGATTCCCCCGTGGAGCATATCTGATGTTCTTATATCCTACAATGATATCTCTGAGCAGAATTTATGTTCTACAACATTATCCAATGGATGTCATTGGTGGTACTGTAATTGGAATAATGCTTGCAGGAGTAATGGCAAAACGCACAAAACTTTACAAACTTTTTGAGAAATCAAAAACCTAA
- a CDS encoding ATPase V yields the protein MASLEKLVLQLRKKKQEASKLRQKAEQEFKQVRSAEKRSSSGLTTIDKKIESEREDVSDVSTVLTQKNSQLESIERLVAVAQEKLIREKEAIEQAQQEIEFAENPEEKENAEGRLRSLKTHVEELESEIKNRQKTAKKISDDVSNYSDVKSKIDSKIKKQTKSKPTLRETITQSRKAAQKLEKELEKRIKTEESAKNSLEKASSKLRVLLANKRKSSKKKPSRKIAAKKKVAKRKPARKTAAKKKVAKRKPARKTAAKKKVAKRKPARKTAAKKKVAKRKPARKTAAKKKVAKRKPVKKSKR from the coding sequence TTGGCATCATTAGAAAAATTAGTTCTTCAATTAAGAAAAAAGAAACAGGAAGCATCAAAACTTAGACAAAAAGCTGAACAAGAATTCAAACAAGTTCGTTCTGCTGAAAAACGATCTTCGTCTGGTTTAACAACAATTGATAAAAAAATTGAATCAGAACGAGAGGATGTATCTGACGTATCAACTGTACTCACACAAAAAAACTCACAACTAGAGAGTATTGAAAGATTAGTAGCCGTTGCTCAGGAAAAACTAATCCGTGAAAAAGAGGCCATAGAACAAGCCCAGCAAGAAATAGAATTTGCTGAAAATCCAGAAGAAAAAGAGAATGCTGAGGGTAGATTACGCTCATTAAAGACACATGTGGAAGAATTAGAGTCCGAAATAAAAAACAGGCAAAAAACTGCCAAAAAGATTTCAGACGACGTTTCAAATTATTCTGATGTTAAATCAAAAATAGATTCAAAAATTAAAAAACAAACAAAATCAAAACCAACATTACGTGAAACAATTACTCAAAGTCGAAAGGCTGCTCAAAAACTAGAAAAAGAATTAGAAAAAAGAATAAAAACTGAAGAATCTGCTAAAAATTCATTAGAAAAAGCTTCTTCAAAACTACGGGTACTTTTAGCAAATAAACGTAAATCTTCCAAAAAGAAACCATCTAGAAAAATTGCAGCAAAGAAAAAGGTAGCAAAAAGAAAACCAGCTAGAAAAACTGCAGCAAAGAAAAAGGTAGCAAAAAGAAAACCAGCTAGAAAAACTGCAGCAAAGAAAAAGGTAGCAAAAAGAAAACCAGCTAGAAAAACTGCAGCAAAGAAAAAGGTAGCAAAAAGAAAACCAGCTAGAAAAACTGCAGCAAAGAAAAAGGTAGCAAAAAGAAAACCAGTAAAGAAATCTAAGCGATAA
- a CDS encoding DNA-binding protein has protein sequence MTEFIPISQAKKMRSGVNVNAEVKSKGDPRTVNLKSGGTVDVCDAVIANGETEDDQMKLTLWGDDIKAVNVGDTVVITNGYTNEFKGEVSLTKGKFGQMEINPQ, from the coding sequence ATGACAGAGTTCATACCAATTTCACAAGCAAAGAAAATGCGCAGTGGAGTTAATGTAAACGCCGAAGTTAAAAGTAAAGGAGACCCAAGGACTGTAAATCTAAAAAGTGGAGGAACAGTTGATGTCTGCGATGCAGTTATAGCTAACGGTGAAACTGAAGATGACCAAATGAAACTCACGTTATGGGGTGACGACATTAAAGCAGTTAATGTTGGAGACACCGTTGTGATCACTAATGGATACACAAATGAGTTCAAAGGCGAGGTATCACTTACCAAAGGTAAGTTTGGTCAAATGGAAATAAATCCTCAATAA
- a CDS encoding HD domain-containing protein: MKVLNSLEDEVKKIIKNDPAHDFEHIMRVYKNAKKICKKERANEKLVLSAALLHDLVSYPKSDKRSKLSSIESAKKSQSILKKYNFSHEEIMIISDAIRDHSFSQKKIPNTIEGKILQDADRLDALGAIGIARVFATSGSLKRPFYDIDDPFCKKRNPDDNIWAVDHFYKKLLTLESLMNTKSGKAEAKKRTEILKEFLKQLKDEI, translated from the coding sequence ATGAAAGTTCTTAATTCACTTGAAGACGAAGTCAAAAAAATAATCAAAAATGATCCTGCTCATGATTTTGAGCATATTATGCGAGTTTATAAAAATGCCAAAAAAATATGTAAAAAAGAAAGAGCAAATGAGAAACTAGTTTTGAGTGCTGCTTTATTACATGATTTAGTATCTTATCCAAAATCTGACAAACGCTCAAAACTATCTTCAATTGAAAGTGCAAAAAAGTCACAAAGTATTTTAAAAAAATATAATTTTTCCCATGAAGAAATTATGATTATTTCTGATGCCATTCGAGATCATAGTTTTTCACAAAAAAAAATTCCTAATACTATAGAAGGAAAAATTCTCCAAGATGCTGATAGGTTAGATGCATTAGGTGCCATTGGAATTGCTAGAGTTTTTGCTACAAGTGGTTCACTAAAACGACCATTTTATGACATAGATGATCCTTTCTGCAAAAAAAGAAATCCAGATGATAATATATGGGCAGTTGATCATTTCTACAAAAAATTACTTACTCTAGAATCTCTGATGAATACAAAATCTGGAAAAGCAGAGGCAAAGAAGAGAACTGAAATTTTGAAGGAATTTTTAAAACAACTTAAAGATGAGATTTAG
- the hemB gene encoding porphobilinogen synthase codes for MSFPARRLRRLRTSEKMRELIQQTTLSPKDFICPVFVQEDLKTRVKVESMTEIERLPLEEVNEEVEIISDLGIPAIMLFGIPTQKDESGTSAFDDNGIVQKAISKIRENFGDKVVIMADVCLCQFTSTGHCGIIQGDKIDNDTSLDTLSKIAVSQAKVGVDTVSPSAMMDGQVAAIRKALDDEGFTDVSIMSHSAKHRSNFYSPFRDAAECAPKFGDRKTYQVPYTNAREAMMEVETDINEGVDIVMIKPALSYLDLIAETRRKYNIPVSAYSVSGEYALVKAASQLGYVNEKDITEEILYSIKRAGADMIVTYFAKSASRFLQES; via the coding sequence ATGTCATTTCCAGCAAGACGATTACGTAGGCTAAGAACATCTGAAAAAATGAGAGAATTGATTCAGCAGACTACACTGTCACCTAAAGATTTCATTTGTCCAGTATTTGTTCAAGAAGACCTTAAGACCAGAGTTAAAGTAGAATCAATGACAGAAATTGAAAGGCTGCCTTTAGAAGAGGTAAATGAGGAGGTAGAAATAATTAGCGATTTAGGAATTCCTGCAATCATGCTTTTTGGAATTCCAACTCAAAAAGACGAGTCTGGGACTTCTGCATTTGATGATAATGGGATAGTTCAAAAAGCTATATCTAAGATTAGAGAAAATTTTGGAGATAAAGTTGTAATCATGGCAGATGTATGTCTATGTCAGTTTACATCAACAGGTCATTGTGGAATAATTCAAGGAGATAAAATTGATAATGACACTAGTTTGGATACTCTATCAAAAATTGCGGTTAGTCAAGCAAAGGTAGGAGTGGATACAGTATCACCATCTGCAATGATGGATGGTCAAGTTGCCGCAATAAGAAAAGCACTTGATGATGAAGGATTTACAGATGTGTCAATAATGTCACATTCAGCTAAACATCGTTCAAATTTTTATTCACCATTTAGAGATGCTGCAGAATGTGCTCCAAAATTTGGCGATAGAAAAACATACCAAGTTCCATACACAAACGCAAGAGAAGCCATGATGGAAGTAGAAACAGACATCAATGAAGGAGTAGATATCGTAATGATAAAACCTGCATTATCTTATTTGGATTTAATTGCTGAGACCCGAAGAAAATACAACATTCCAGTTTCTGCATACAGTGTATCTGGAGAATATGCATTAGTAAAAGCAGCATCACAATTAGGATATGTTAATGAAAAGGACATTACAGAGGAAATCCTATACTCAATCAAAAGAGCTGGTGCAGACATGATAGTAACATATTTTGCAAAATCTGCTTCAAGATTTCTTCAAGAATCATGA
- the hemA gene encoding glutamyl-tRNA reductase, translating into MKQNIINARVTFRNSPIHILEQFTIKNMESAYEQFKKHSGLDECVIIQTCNRIELFGKSKTYDIDKIKKTWATITGLEEEAFDENIECVENKEALHHLLKLTSGLDSMVLGEEQILGQIKNSITSAREVKASGQHLNKLFDKAIRIGTRIRNTSGIGAGGISVGSMAVKLAEENIDELKEKKILLIGTGEVSTLVAKSLQRRGYAFDVTSRTLGRSESFCETMGGNPIKFEQVLPGFGKYDVMFVATTAPYFLVTNERISNAMKEKKGGMMILDLSNPRTVDEKVATIGGIKLMNLDQIAEMVEKNMNARLNKVKTVENIISEEVCVLEASMKRLDAEPLVKDVFKNIENLREKELQKALQMLDEKDEKKIKIIEELTKAVVESIVSTPMNNIRRASEQGKPDVLELASKLFDYKKQ; encoded by the coding sequence ATGAAGCAAAATATCATCAATGCACGTGTTACTTTTCGTAACTCACCAATTCACATTCTTGAACAATTTACAATAAAAAATATGGAAAGTGCATATGAGCAGTTCAAAAAGCATTCAGGATTAGATGAGTGTGTAATAATTCAAACATGTAATAGAATCGAATTATTTGGGAAATCAAAAACATATGATATAGATAAAATCAAGAAAACATGGGCAACAATTACTGGACTTGAAGAAGAAGCGTTTGATGAAAATATCGAATGTGTAGAAAACAAAGAGGCTCTTCATCATTTGTTAAAACTAACATCAGGATTAGATTCAATGGTATTAGGTGAAGAACAGATTCTAGGTCAAATAAAAAACTCTATCACTTCTGCCAGAGAAGTTAAAGCATCAGGGCAACATCTCAATAAATTATTTGATAAAGCAATTCGAATAGGTACAAGAATTAGAAACACCAGCGGTATCGGAGCTGGGGGAATATCAGTAGGATCTATGGCAGTAAAGCTTGCAGAAGAGAATATAGATGAATTAAAAGAAAAGAAAATTTTGCTAATTGGTACAGGTGAAGTATCTACACTTGTTGCAAAGTCATTACAAAGAAGAGGATATGCTTTTGATGTTACCAGTAGAACACTCGGAAGATCAGAATCATTTTGTGAAACAATGGGAGGAAACCCAATTAAATTCGAACAGGTTCTACCGGGTTTTGGAAAATATGACGTAATGTTTGTGGCAACAACAGCACCATATTTTCTTGTAACAAATGAAAGGATTTCTAATGCAATGAAAGAGAAAAAAGGCGGAATGATGATTTTAGATTTATCAAATCCAAGGACAGTTGATGAAAAAGTTGCAACGATTGGAGGTATCAAGCTAATGAATCTAGATCAAATTGCAGAAATGGTTGAGAAAAATATGAATGCACGATTAAACAAAGTAAAAACAGTTGAAAATATAATTAGTGAGGAAGTTTGTGTATTAGAAGCCTCAATGAAAAGATTAGATGCAGAGCCACTAGTGAAAGATGTATTCAAAAACATAGAGAATCTAAGAGAAAAAGAATTACAGAAAGCGCTACAAATGCTTGATGAAAAAGATGAGAAAAAAATTAAGATTATTGAAGAGTTGACAAAAGCAGTTGTTGAAAGTATCGTATCAACCCCAATGAACAATATCAGGAGGGCATCTGAGCAAGGAAAACCAGACGTTTTAGAATTGGCAAGTAAGCTATTTGACTATAAAAAACAATAA
- a CDS encoding bifunctional precorrin-2 dehydrogenase/sirohydrochlorin ferrochelatase, with product MIVDLNLQNKMVIVIGGGNEAEKRINSLLKQNCDILVISDSASIKVNKLVKAKKIKFKKQKIQNTKFISEFKPHMIITTTNDKKINQKIINAAKRKKIIVYSSDNPEESDFSNPAIIDFDNMVQIAIFTGGQSPAMSKRIKAKTEKPLKELITKEDIAQIRIQKIARKFAKETIPSHTQRRECLRKIINDNEIDQLIKDGQIKDAEKRAITILRNWK from the coding sequence ATGATAGTTGATCTTAATCTTCAAAATAAGATGGTAATCGTCATCGGGGGAGGAAATGAGGCAGAAAAAAGAATCAATTCCCTATTAAAGCAAAATTGTGATATACTAGTAATCAGTGATTCGGCAAGTATCAAAGTAAACAAATTAGTAAAAGCCAAAAAAATCAAATTCAAAAAACAAAAAATTCAAAATACAAAATTTATTTCAGAATTTAAACCACATATGATTATCACAACAACAAACGACAAAAAAATAAATCAGAAAATTATCAATGCTGCAAAAAGAAAAAAGATTATTGTATATAGTTCAGATAATCCCGAAGAGAGTGATTTTTCCAATCCAGCAATAATTGATTTTGATAACATGGTCCAGATTGCAATATTTACAGGAGGTCAAAGCCCTGCAATGTCAAAGAGAATTAAAGCCAAAACAGAAAAGCCACTCAAGGAATTAATTACAAAAGAAGACATTGCGCAGATTAGAATTCAAAAGATCGCAAGGAAATTTGCAAAGGAAACTATCCCCTCACACACTCAAAGAAGAGAGTGCCTGCGTAAAATCATCAATGATAATGAGATTGATCAGTTAATAAAAGACGGACAGATAAAAGATGCTGAAAAGCGAGCAATTACAATATTGAGGAATTGGAAATGA